The genomic DNA GAAAGGTCACGGGTGGGACAGGATGCCCTTTAAGAAGACAAGAAGCTGGATGGAGCCAGTGCCCCGCCACCCTGCACCTTTGCAGGCAGGACACAGGAGGACCTTACTGTCATGCACACACTGTCTTGCCTCCTCCCACGCGTCCACCCTGCCTGCTTTTGTTTCTACCTTGTGTTCACATGGTAGCCCCAGTCCCCCAGAAGAGCTGATGGCTTCTGTCCATCTGACCCTCCGCAGCCCTGCCCGCTAAGTTCATCCAAGATCTGAAGACTAAAGAGGCCACAGAGGGGTCCACGGCCATTCTGCGCTGTGAGCTGAGCAAGGTGGCCCCCGtggagtggaggaaggggccTGAGACCCTGAAAGCGGGGGACAGAGTCATCCTGAAGCAAGATGGGGCCGTGTGTGAGCTGGAAATCCATGGCCTGGCTGTGGCAGACACCGGGGACTACTCGTGCATATGCGGGCAGGAGAGGACCTCGGCCACGCT from Equus quagga isolate Etosha38 unplaced genomic scaffold, UCLA_HA_Equagga_1.0 176820_RagTag, whole genome shotgun sequence includes the following:
- the LOC124233259 gene encoding obscurin-like; this encodes MVDAGEYSCVCGQERTSATLIVRALPAKFIQDLKTKEATEGSTAILRCELSKVAPVEWRKGPETLKAGDRVILKQDGAVCELEIHGLAVADTGDYSCICGQERTSATLTVR